A window of the Chiloscyllium plagiosum isolate BGI_BamShark_2017 chromosome 13, ASM401019v2, whole genome shotgun sequence genome harbors these coding sequences:
- the LOC122556237 gene encoding eukaryotic initiation factor 4A-II isoform X2, whose translation MDPDGVIESNWNEIVDNFDDMNLKETLLRGIYAYGFEKPSAIQQRAIMPCIKGFDVIAQAQSGTGKTATFAISILQQLELDMKESQALVLAPTRELAQQIQKVILALGDYMGATCHACIGGTNVRSEMQKLNAEAPNIVVGTPGRVFDMLNRGYISSRWIKMFVLDEADEMLSRGFKDQIYEIFQKLSTNIQVVLLSATMPSDVLEVTKKFMRDPIRILVKKEELTLEGIKQFYINVEREEWKLDTLCDLYETLTITQAVIFLNTRRKVDWLTEKMHARDFTVSALHGDMDQKERDVIMREFRSGSSRVLITTDLLARGIDVQQVSLVINYDLPTNRENYIHRIGRGGRFGRKGVAINFVTEEDKRILRDIETFYNTTVEEMPMNVADLI comes from the exons ATGGACCCAGATGGCGTTATTGAA AGCAACTGGAATGAAATTGTTGATAACTTTGACGACATGAACCTGAAGGAGACCCTTCTTAGAGGAATTTATGCATATGGATTTGAAAAACCTTCTGCTATCCAACAGAGGGCAATTATGCCATGTATTAAAG GGTTTGATGTTATTGCCCAAGCACAGTCTGGAACTGGTAAAACAGCCACATTTGCAATCTCGATCCTGCAGCAGCTGGAGTTAGATATGAAAGAATCGCAGGCTTTGGTCCTGGCCCCTACCAGAGAACTGGCTCAGCAG ATCCAGAAGGTAATCCTGGCCCTGGGTGATTACATGGGTGCTACATGCCATGCCTGCATCGGTGGCACTAATGTACGAAGTGAGATGCAGAAGCTGAATGCAGAAGCTCCCAACATTGTTGTAGGAACTCCAGGGCGAGTGTTCGACATGTTGAACAGGGGATATATAT CTTCAAGGTGGATCAAGATGTTCGTTTTAGATGAAGCTGATGAAATGTTGAGTCGTGGATTCAAAGATCAAATCTACGAGATTTTTCAGAAACTGAGCACAAACATTCAG GTGGTTTTGTTGTCGGCTACTATGCCCAGCGATGTCTTGGAGGTCACTAAAAAGTTTATGCGTGATCCAATCCGTATCCTTGTGAAAAAAGAGGAACTCACCCTTGAGGGTATCAAGCAGTTTTACATCAATGTGGAGAGAGAG GAATGGAAGTTGGACACACTTTGTGACTTGTATGAAACTCTAACCATAACACAAGCTGTGATTTTTCTTAATACGAGGAGGAAGGTTGATTGGTTAACTGAAAAAATGCATGCAAGGGACTTCACTGTTTCTGCATTG CATGGTGATATGGATCAGAAAGAACGCGATGTGATTATGAGGGAATTCCGTTCGGGATCTAGCCGCGTACTTATCACTACTGACTTATTG GCTCGTGGCATCGATGTACAGCAGGTGTCTCTAGTTATTAACTATGACTTGCCCACAAATCGTGAGAATTACATTCACAG AATTGGTCGTGGTGGTCGCTTCGGAAGGAAAGGTGTTGCTATTAACTTTGTTACTGAAGAAGATAAACGAATTCTTCGTGATATTGAGACATTCTACAATACAACTGTGGAAGAGATGCCTATGAATGTGGCTGACCTGATCTAA
- the LOC122556237 gene encoding eukaryotic initiation factor 4A-II isoform X1 translates to MSCGSADYSSKEHGPDGMDPDGVIESNWNEIVDNFDDMNLKETLLRGIYAYGFEKPSAIQQRAIMPCIKGFDVIAQAQSGTGKTATFAISILQQLELDMKESQALVLAPTRELAQQIQKVILALGDYMGATCHACIGGTNVRSEMQKLNAEAPNIVVGTPGRVFDMLNRGYISSRWIKMFVLDEADEMLSRGFKDQIYEIFQKLSTNIQVVLLSATMPSDVLEVTKKFMRDPIRILVKKEELTLEGIKQFYINVEREEWKLDTLCDLYETLTITQAVIFLNTRRKVDWLTEKMHARDFTVSALHGDMDQKERDVIMREFRSGSSRVLITTDLLARGIDVQQVSLVINYDLPTNRENYIHRIGRGGRFGRKGVAINFVTEEDKRILRDIETFYNTTVEEMPMNVADLI, encoded by the exons ATGTCTTGTGGCTCCGCGGATTACAG CTCTAAAGAACATGGCCCAGATGGCATGGACCCAGATGGCGTTATTGAA AGCAACTGGAATGAAATTGTTGATAACTTTGACGACATGAACCTGAAGGAGACCCTTCTTAGAGGAATTTATGCATATGGATTTGAAAAACCTTCTGCTATCCAACAGAGGGCAATTATGCCATGTATTAAAG GGTTTGATGTTATTGCCCAAGCACAGTCTGGAACTGGTAAAACAGCCACATTTGCAATCTCGATCCTGCAGCAGCTGGAGTTAGATATGAAAGAATCGCAGGCTTTGGTCCTGGCCCCTACCAGAGAACTGGCTCAGCAG ATCCAGAAGGTAATCCTGGCCCTGGGTGATTACATGGGTGCTACATGCCATGCCTGCATCGGTGGCACTAATGTACGAAGTGAGATGCAGAAGCTGAATGCAGAAGCTCCCAACATTGTTGTAGGAACTCCAGGGCGAGTGTTCGACATGTTGAACAGGGGATATATAT CTTCAAGGTGGATCAAGATGTTCGTTTTAGATGAAGCTGATGAAATGTTGAGTCGTGGATTCAAAGATCAAATCTACGAGATTTTTCAGAAACTGAGCACAAACATTCAG GTGGTTTTGTTGTCGGCTACTATGCCCAGCGATGTCTTGGAGGTCACTAAAAAGTTTATGCGTGATCCAATCCGTATCCTTGTGAAAAAAGAGGAACTCACCCTTGAGGGTATCAAGCAGTTTTACATCAATGTGGAGAGAGAG GAATGGAAGTTGGACACACTTTGTGACTTGTATGAAACTCTAACCATAACACAAGCTGTGATTTTTCTTAATACGAGGAGGAAGGTTGATTGGTTAACTGAAAAAATGCATGCAAGGGACTTCACTGTTTCTGCATTG CATGGTGATATGGATCAGAAAGAACGCGATGTGATTATGAGGGAATTCCGTTCGGGATCTAGCCGCGTACTTATCACTACTGACTTATTG GCTCGTGGCATCGATGTACAGCAGGTGTCTCTAGTTATTAACTATGACTTGCCCACAAATCGTGAGAATTACATTCACAG AATTGGTCGTGGTGGTCGCTTCGGAAGGAAAGGTGTTGCTATTAACTTTGTTACTGAAGAAGATAAACGAATTCTTCGTGATATTGAGACATTCTACAATACAACTGTGGAAGAGATGCCTATGAATGTGGCTGACCTGATCTAA